The genomic DNA TGCTGGCCCTGCATGTTGCGGGATTTGACCACGATGTCCTTCAGGACTTTGTTGAGCGCGGTGCCCATGTGAATGTGGCCGTTGGCATATGGCGGGCCGTCGTGCAGGACGTATTCATCGTCCGGGTTTCCGGCGGCGACCATCTTGTCGTAAGCCTTTTGTTCTTCCCAGAATTTTAGCATCTCAGGCTCACGCTGCTTGAGATTGGCCTTCATGGGGAATTTGGTCTTGGGCAGGAGCAGTGTTTTCTTGTAGTCGCTCATGGGTTTTCGGTCCTCCGGCAACGATATATTTCAATAAAATTAACGGTCCATTCAAATGAATCGAAAGATATTGGTGGAACCCGGCCCGGAAGTCAAGCCTTACGCCACATTTGCACTCTCCAACATGGTATTTTTCGTGGCTTCAATGGTATGAGTTTGCTACACTCTTGAGTGCGCTATTGATAAATCATACCTTGAAGGGAGAAAATAAATGGGCATTCATAAAAGAGAACGTGAAATGGAAGAATTAAAAGAACACTATGTCAAGAAAACGTCATGCATGATGCTGGTTTTCGGGGCACTGCTTGTCGGAGCTTTTATCGGCAATGCCATTACGATGGTTTATGTCGGGAAGCAGGCAACCCCGCAGGGAAGCGGGCCTGTTGTGCAGCAGAATGCTCCCAAGGCCGGGGGAGACGCACGGAAGTTGGCGCAATTGGAATCCAATGCCCAGAATAATCCCACCAATGCCGACGCATGGATCAAGCTCGGCAATTATTGCTTTGACAACAGGATGCCCCAGAAGGCTGCAAATGCCTATGAGCGTGCTGTTGAGCTTGCGCCGAGAAGGGAGCATGTCTGGTCCGATCTCGGGGTCATGTACAGACAGCTTGGTCAATACGACAAGGCCTTGGAGGCATTCGGGAGCGCAGCAAAGCTGGACCCTGAGCACAAGACGTCATGGTTTAATATGGGGATTGTTTATCTGTATGATCTGAATGATAAGGCGAATGCGGTCAGGGTCTGGAAAAAGGTGCTGGCTATTGATCCCGATGCCAAGACGCCGAATGGAGATTCGGTGGCCGAGTTGGTGAAGGGGCTGCAAAAATAATTTTCTTTCATGGTGCAATCCTGTTAGATTTGTACCATGCGTAGAAATAATTCCCAGATGAACCTCTATGGAAAAGGCAGTCTGCCGATTGTGGGCTGCCTTGTTCTGTTTTCAGTTGTTCTCGGTACAACTGATTTGGGGTTCATTCCTGTGCCTACTGCTGCAAAAAGTGCGACCATCATGCATTTGCCAACCATCGTGGCGAGCCTGCTTGAGGGGTGGCCTGCGGGGATGATTGTCGGGGCCGTATTCGGTCTGACGTCGATGTATACACCGTCGTCTGCTGTTGCCTCGGATCCTCTGGTCGTATTGCTTCCACGCATTCTTGTCGGCATTACACCGTATTTGACTTATCGTTGGACGGGGATGCTGGGTGAGTATTCCCGGCTCGGTCTGGCGGCTGTTGTCGGGACGCTGACGAATACGGTCGGTTTTTTGGGCATGGCCTGGTTTTTGGGATATTTTGATTTTGAAACGATAGTGGACGTCGCTTGGAAACATGGGCTGCCGGAGATTGTGGTTGCTGTGTTGATAGTCCTTCCGGCGGTTGTGCTTTTGCGAAAAGCGCAGGTGTGGATCGAGACTGTTTTGGATTGATTTCGCGTTGAAAACAGAAAAGGCGCAGGATTGCTTTTGCGATCCTGCGCCTTTTCTGTTGTTAGACTGGATTTAAATGCCACCGCCGTCAATGAATGATTGATGCATGGCGCGTGACTGTACAATCTGTGCGCCGGCCGGAACATCTCGTGTTATCCAGACGTTACCGCCGATGACCGCACCTTTGCCGATGGTAATTCGTCCAAGGATGGTGGCTCCGGCATAGATGATGACGTCGTCTTCGACCACAGGGTGCCGGGGCAGTCCTTTGATGAGGCGCTCGTCTTCTCCTTTGGGGAAGCTTTTTGCGCCAAGGGTGACCCCTTGGTATACGCGTACGTTGTCTCCGATAATGCAGGTCTCACCGACAACGGTTCCGGTCCCGTGATCCATGAAAAAGTTTTTGCCGATAGTCGCGCCCGGATGAATGTCGATACCGGTATCGGAATGTGCCATTTCGCCTATGATGCGGGGAATGATATCAACGCCGAGCCGATAGAGTTCATGGGCAATGCGATGATTGGTCAAGGCTCGGATCGACGGATAACAGAAAATGGTTTCGCCATGGGTCTTGGCCGCAGGGTCACCGTCGTATGCCGCTTCAACGTCACCGAGCAGGTCTTCCCTGATTTTAGGGAGTTTTCTGATGAATTTTCGTGCCATCTCTTTTGCCCGCGCATCACAGTCGTGACACGTTTCTGTATTGGTCTTTTCGCAGACGAAACAGTAGCCGCGCCTGATCTGGTCGCTGAGATGACGTTCAACGCGATCAAGGGTAGAGCCTATATAATAGGGCATGGTGTCCGGGGTGATTTCCGAGGGGCCGTAGTAACCTGGAAACAGAACTGTACGCAGGTCCTCGACTATTTCTGACAGGGTCTCCACGGACGGCATGGGGATATCGTCGGAATAACGATGCGAGGCCGGACCGCTGTCGCCGGATTCGACGAGCAGTGCCACGACGTCGGCAAGTGAGTAGTCTCTTTCAGTCATGGCAGGGTCCTATTCAAAAAGGGCTGTGCTGAGATAACGTTCGCCTGTATCGCAGACGATGAATACGATCATTTTTCCCGCATTTTCTTCCCGTTTGGCCAACTCAATGGCAGCCGCACAGTTTGCGCCGGATGAGATGCCACACAGGATGCCTTCTTCGGCGATCATGCGTTTGGCGGTTTCAAGGGCCGTGTCTCCATCCATCCTGATGATTTCATTAATGATGTCGGTGTTGAGTGTGTCGGGGACGAATCCTGCGCCAATGCCCTGAATAGTGTGGGGAGCCGGTGAACCGCCTGACAGCACGGGCGAGGCATCCGGTTCGACAGCCACTGCCAGCAGCTCGGGCTTTTTGCTTTTCAGCTTTTCGCCGACGCCGGTGATAGTGCCGCCAGTTCCGACGCCTGCCACGAAGATGTCTACCTGTCCGTCCGTGTCGGTCCAGATTTCCTCTGCGGTTGTCTCGCGGTGTATCGCGGGATTGGACATGTTTTCGAACTGCATGGGCATGAAGGAGTTGTCGATCTGCGTGAGCAGTTCCCTCGCCTTTTCAATGGCTCCTTTCATACCGGTTTGAGCCGGAGTGAGGACGAGTTCGGCACCGAATCCCTTGAGAAGTTTGCGGCGCTCAATGCTCATGTTTTCCGGCATGGTCAGGATGAGGCGCATGTTTTTGACTGCACAGACAAAAGCCAAGCCTATACCCGTGTTGCCGCTTGTCGGCTCAATAAGGGTCGTGTCTTGGTTGATCGTGCCGTCAGCAAGGGCGGTTTCGACCATGTGTTTGGCGATGCGGTCCTTGACCGATGCGCCGGGGTTATTGAATTCGAGCTTTGCCACCACGGTTGCCGGAAGGCCTGCCGATATCTTGTTGAGTCGAACCAGTGGGGTTTTCCCCACAAGTTCCGTCATGTCGTTTGCTATTTTCATGTGATAATCCATTTATTTCTTTGTGCATGCCGTCGGAGCCTTGTCCGCGGAAAAAGGAGACAGCTTGCGAAGGTTGGCAATGATCGGCGGGAGTGATTCCAGAACGGAGTCCACCTCTTTCTCTGTGTTGAATCGGCTCAGGCTGAACCGGATGGAGCCGTGGGCAAAGGTGAACGGGACGCCCATGGCCCGCAGTACATGCGAAGGTTCAAGGCTGCCCGACGTACAGGCCGAACCAGAACTTGCACAGATGCCGAGCTGGTCCATCATGAGTAGAATGGCTTCACCTTCAACATACCCAAATGAAATGTTGGAGGTGTTGGGAAGACGGTTGTCCTTGTCGCCGTTGAGAACGGAGTCCGGGATGCTTTCAAGGAGGCCGTTCTCCAGTTTGTCGCGAAGGGCTCGGACTTCAGTGACCTCGGTAGTCATATGTTGTTTTGCAAGCTCACACGCCTTGCCGAGTGCGATGATGCCGGTGGTATTTTCCGTACCGGCTCTGCGGCTTCCTTCCTGATGGCCACCGATGAGTAGGGGGCGGAAAGGAAGGCGCTTGCGTACGAAAAGGGCTCCAATTCCCTTGGGGGCGTGGAGCTTGTGTCCGGAAAGGGAAAGCATGTCTATGGGCGTCTTGGCCAGATCGATGGGGATCTTGCCGACAGCCTGTACTGCGTCGGTGTGGAGATAGACGTCGTTGGCCTTGGCAATTTTTGCGATTTCTTCAAGCGGAAAAATATTGCCGGTTTCGTTGTTGGCCCACATGACTGAAATGATTGCCGTGTCCTTGCGGATGCTGGCTTTCAGTTCCTCGATGTCGAGCCTGCCGTTTTCATCTGTCCCGAGGTAGGTGACTTCGTATCCTTCTTTTTTTTCGAGGAATTTACACAGACTGAGTATGGCAGGGTGTTCCACCCTTGTGGTGATGATGTGCCGTTTTTCAGGCTGGGCGTTGAGGGCGGAGCGGATTGCCGTGTTGTCGGATTCCGTGCCGCAGGAGGTGAAAATGATTTCTTCCGGGGCGCAATTCAAGAGTGCGGCCACTCTTTCTCTGGCCTCCCTGATTTTGGCTCCAACCTGTCCTCCGAAACGGTGCATCGAGGAAGGGTTGCCGTAGAGGTCGGTGAAGAAAGGTTTCATTTCATCGAATACAGCCGGATCGACTTGAGTGGTCGCATTGTTGTCCATGTATATAGTTTTCATGGGATTATCCTTCTTGTACGATGATTTGCGGGTCGACTTTTTCCCTGAGCTTGGCTTCGACGACATTTTGTCGTGTCAGTTGGCTCGAAGGACAGTTGGCACACATGCCCATGAATTTTACGGTGACAGTGGATTTGTCGATATCCTGAAGCTGAATGTCGCCACCGTCGGCCTGAAGCATGGGGCGAATTTCTTCGTCAATAACGGACTCAATGAGGTGCATGCGCTGGATGTTGGTCATCCCCTGACCCGGGAAAGCTGGTTCAGATGATGGAGTGGGGCAGACATCCTCTCCCTGAGCTTCAGCCAGCAGGCGTTCCAAATCGTCAACGCATTTACCGCAACCACCTCCGGCCTTGGT from uncultured Pseudodesulfovibrio sp. includes the following:
- a CDS encoding ECF transporter S component — encoded protein: MRRNNSQMNLYGKGSLPIVGCLVLFSVVLGTTDLGFIPVPTAAKSATIMHLPTIVASLLEGWPAGMIVGAVFGLTSMYTPSSAVASDPLVVLLPRILVGITPYLTYRWTGMLGEYSRLGLAAVVGTLTNTVGFLGMAWFLGYFDFETIVDVAWKHGLPEIVVAVLIVLPAVVLLRKAQVWIETVLD
- the cysK gene encoding cysteine synthase A — translated: MKIANDMTELVGKTPLVRLNKISAGLPATVVAKLEFNNPGASVKDRIAKHMVETALADGTINQDTTLIEPTSGNTGIGLAFVCAVKNMRLILTMPENMSIERRKLLKGFGAELVLTPAQTGMKGAIEKARELLTQIDNSFMPMQFENMSNPAIHRETTAEEIWTDTDGQVDIFVAGVGTGGTITGVGEKLKSKKPELLAVAVEPDASPVLSGGSPAPHTIQGIGAGFVPDTLNTDIINEIIRMDGDTALETAKRMIAEEGILCGISSGANCAAAIELAKREENAGKMIVFIVCDTGERYLSTALFE
- the epsC gene encoding serine O-acetyltransferase EpsC, coding for MTERDYSLADVVALLVESGDSGPASHRYSDDIPMPSVETLSEIVEDLRTVLFPGYYGPSEITPDTMPYYIGSTLDRVERHLSDQIRRGYCFVCEKTNTETCHDCDARAKEMARKFIRKLPKIREDLLGDVEAAYDGDPAAKTHGETIFCYPSIRALTNHRIAHELYRLGVDIIPRIIGEMAHSDTGIDIHPGATIGKNFFMDHGTGTVVGETCIIGDNVRVYQGVTLGAKSFPKGEDERLIKGLPRHPVVEDDVIIYAGATILGRITIGKGAVIGGNVWITRDVPAGAQIVQSRAMHQSFIDGGGI
- the nifS gene encoding cysteine desulfurase NifS, producing the protein MKTIYMDNNATTQVDPAVFDEMKPFFTDLYGNPSSMHRFGGQVGAKIREARERVAALLNCAPEEIIFTSCGTESDNTAIRSALNAQPEKRHIITTRVEHPAILSLCKFLEKKEGYEVTYLGTDENGRLDIEELKASIRKDTAIISVMWANNETGNIFPLEEIAKIAKANDVYLHTDAVQAVGKIPIDLAKTPIDMLSLSGHKLHAPKGIGALFVRKRLPFRPLLIGGHQEGSRRAGTENTTGIIALGKACELAKQHMTTEVTEVRALRDKLENGLLESIPDSVLNGDKDNRLPNTSNISFGYVEGEAILLMMDQLGICASSGSACTSGSLEPSHVLRAMGVPFTFAHGSIRFSLSRFNTEKEVDSVLESLPPIIANLRKLSPFSADKAPTACTKK
- a CDS encoding tetratricopeptide repeat protein codes for the protein MEELKEHYVKKTSCMMLVFGALLVGAFIGNAITMVYVGKQATPQGSGPVVQQNAPKAGGDARKLAQLESNAQNNPTNADAWIKLGNYCFDNRMPQKAANAYERAVELAPRREHVWSDLGVMYRQLGQYDKALEAFGSAAKLDPEHKTSWFNMGIVYLYDLNDKANAVRVWKKVLAIDPDAKTPNGDSVAELVKGLQK